The Streptomyces sp. Alt3 genome has a segment encoding these proteins:
- a CDS encoding YajQ family cyclic di-GMP-binding protein, with product MADSSFDIVSKVERQEVDNALNQAAKEISQRYDFKGTGASISWSGEKILMEANGEERVKAILDIFQSKLIKRGISLKSLDAGEPQLSGKEYKIFATIEEGISQENAKKVAKIIRDEGPKGVKAQVQGEELRVSSKSRDDLQAVQALIKGKDLDFAVQFANYR from the coding sequence ATGGCCGACTCCAGTTTCGACATCGTCTCGAAGGTCGAGCGGCAGGAGGTCGACAACGCCCTCAACCAGGCCGCCAAGGAGATCTCCCAGCGCTACGACTTCAAGGGGACGGGCGCGTCGATCTCCTGGTCCGGCGAGAAGATCCTGATGGAGGCGAACGGCGAGGAGCGGGTCAAGGCGATCCTCGACATCTTCCAGTCCAAGCTGATCAAGCGCGGGATCTCCCTGAAGTCGCTGGACGCGGGTGAGCCGCAGCTTTCCGGCAAGGAGTACAAGATCTTCGCCACGATCGAGGAGGGCATCTCCCAGGAGAACGCCAAGAAGGTGGCGAAGATCATCCGGGACGAGGGCCCGAAGGGTGTCAAGGCGCAGGTCCAGGGCGAGGAGCTGCGGGTCAGCTCCAAGAGCCGGGACGACCTGCAGGCGGTGCAGGCGCTGATCAAGGGCAAGGACCTCGACTTCGCCGTGCAGTTCGCCAACTACCGGTAG
- a CDS encoding GlsB/YeaQ/YmgE family stress response membrane protein, whose protein sequence is MSIISWIILGLLAGAIAKFLLPGRDPGGIIGTTLIGIVGAFLGGWLSSQFLDRPISTDFYDTATWVAAIAGSLVLLIAYRLLFGNSRDRR, encoded by the coding sequence ATGAGCATCATCAGTTGGATCATCCTCGGGCTGCTGGCCGGAGCCATAGCCAAATTTCTTCTGCCGGGCCGCGACCCCGGCGGCATCATCGGCACCACCCTCATCGGGATCGTGGGTGCCTTCCTGGGCGGCTGGCTGTCGTCCCAGTTCCTCGACCGCCCCATCAGCACGGACTTCTACGACACGGCCACCTGGGTGGCCGCCATCGCCGGCTCCCTGGTGCTGCTGATCGCCTACCGGCTGCTCTTCGGCAACTCCCGCGACCGCCGCTGA